A stretch of DNA from Pseudomonas sp. HN11:
GAACGCGTTCTCGCGGGCGAAGGGTTTGAGCAGTTTCTGCATCTCGGTGGCGGAGATATAGCGCAGCGCAAACAGCCGCGCCGACAGGCCGCTGGACGGTGCGGCCACGCTCATCTGCGGCACCAGTTTGCCGGCCACCGCCTGGCTGGCGGGCAGGATCACGTAGCGATCACCCTGCTTGATCATCGCGTTGTCGGTCCAGGACAGCAGGGTTTCGAGGATCGACAGCGCCTGTCGCTTGTCCACCGGTTTGGAGGTGGAAAAACTCACGTTGCCCTTCACGCCCTGGGCGATGCTGTAGTTTTCGTGCAGCAGGTCGCCCATCACGCTGTTGATCACCGCTTCGATGGGTTGGTCGGCAAAGTTGAAGACGATATCGCCGCCCTCTTCTTTCGCCACCGGCTGCGCTGCCGGCGCGCGCACGAACTGCTGGTTGCCACGGATCAGTTGGCGCTGCGTTGGGGTTTTTATCGCAGGCGGTGGACTTTCCGGCGCGGCTTGCTCGGTCGGCGGGCGTTGCGAGCCGGTGCCTTGCATGGCTTCGTGCAGCAGATCGTCGTCCGGATCGAGGCGGTCGGGGAAGGATCCACAGCCGCTCAGGACAAAAGCGGTAGCCAGGCAAAACGTTGAGGTGCGCATGTCAATCAAGGGAGAGGCTCGCGGGGCAAAGTGATGGGGGGCCGGTTGGACGGCGGCGGCAGGCGTTTGGCGTAGAGGCTCAAGGTTTGCGTGCGGCCATCCAGGCTGAATCGGGCGTATTGCGGAGTGAGGTGGTCCAGGCGCCAGCCGTTGGGCAGGGCCTGACCGAGACGCACGGTCAGGGCACGGCCGTCGGCCTGCTTGAGCATGGCCATTTGCAGGTTGCCGGTGATCATGATGCCGCTGAGGGTCAGGTTGGCCAGGCTGGTGACCTGGGCTCTGCCCACGACGCGGTCCGGGCTGCGGTCCGGGCTGAACAGCGGCGCCTGCCAAGTGGCGGCGAGGTTTTCCAACGGGACACTCGGCGCGACCTGTACCTGAGCGGTGGGATGGGCACGCGTGGGCGCTTCAGGCAGCCACTGCGGTTCATCGCCGATGCTGCTGAGGATCACCGCCATCAACACGCTCAGCAATCCCGACAAGCCGAGCAAACCCCACTCCACGGGGCGTAGTCTGCCGATCATGGCGTCACCGGCGCCGGTTGCAGGTAACCGCGCACCAGCAAGTGCACCACCAACTTGCCTGCACCGCCATTGGCTGGCGCCTGCTGACTGCGACGGATGCGCAGTTCATCCACGAACAGGAACGGCGGCTGATACTCCAGTTCATGCAGCAATGCTTCCAAGGGTTCGATGGCACAGTCGAGAGTCAGGCTGACTTTCACTTGGCGATACGGCTCGCCGTCGTCTTGGTCCGGTGTGATGGGCTTGCGCTGGGTGAGGCTGCAACCGCCACCGAGGTTGGCGTGGCTGTTGATCAGGTCAGCGAGGCGTTGCATCAGGTCGGCCGCCACGACGTCGGGGTCATCTCCCGGCAACAGGCTGGTGCTGCTGGCTGGGTCTCGACGGGCCTGTTCAAGCTGCTGGCGCAAGGCCTCGCGTTGGCGTAATACACCGGCATACCGCTGTTGCTGCTCGCGCAGCTGTTCAGCCTGCTCGCCCATATCGCGCAGGGGCCCGGCGAACCAGCTGTCGATCAACAGCCAATAAGCTGTGCCGACCACCACGGCCAGCACCAGTAAGGCGGCGCATCGGCGTTCACGGGGTGTGAGGGGGCGGCGCATCGGCGGTCTCCTGGCGTAGGTGGGCACGCAAGGCAAACTGGTCTTTGCCGGTGCGCGCATCGGGCTGGATCACCCCTTCGAACTGGGCATTTTCCAGGCTGCGGCAGCCTTTGATACGGGTGATCAGCGCACTGGCCTTGGCGCTTTGGCCAGAGATGGAAATTTCGCCGTCTTTCACGTCCAACTGATCGAGCCAAGTGTCGCCGGGCAGGCAAGTGGTCAGGTCATTGAGCAGCGCGGCCAGCGGCGGTTGCGCCAGTTTGCGCCGGGTAAGGTATTGCGCCGCGCCACGGGTATTGAGCAATTGCTGGCGCAGGGCATACACCTCGGCAACCTGGGCTTTCTGTTGCTGGACGCTGGCGTGCATGGCGTCGATGACGCGCTGGCGGTCGTTGAGCCACAGCAGCATCGCCGCGATCAGCAAGGCCCCGCACAACCACGGCAGGCTGCGTTGCAAGCCCATGCCGGGCGGACGTTGACGGGGGCGCAGTGGCGCGGGCAACAGATCGATACCGAGGTTGGCCGCGTCCACGCGATGGGGATGCAGGCCGAGGGCAGCACAGTCAGTGAGAATCTGGTCCAGGCGCTCGCGCAGCATCGCCACCAGCGTGACCTCAAGGTGGGTGGGCGTGCGCCGCTCCTGGCGTGCGACGAAGTAGAGTTGGTCGGCCTCGAATGGGGTATAGCGGTCCAGTTCATAACCGACCACGACACTCAGATTGCGCCCGGCGGCCAACGGCAGTTGCACGCGTTGCAGCAGCACAGCATCCGCGCCGAGCATCAGCACTTGGCGCGCGCTGCCCGGCGCGACAGGCGCTGCGACCGGCCAGTGGTGGATCTGCTCCGGCGGTTCTTGCCGTGCCAGCCAACTCGGCACACAGGCGCGCAGCTCCGCGAGCCATAGGCGCCAGGCCTGTTGCAACAGGCTGCCGCGCCAGTGCCGGGCGATGGGTTCCAGTCGATTCATTCTTGCCAACGCAACACCCGATAGGGCTGTGCGCTGTCCTCCGATGGGCTTAATAAAACGGTGACTTGCAGCCGCGCCTGATAACCACCGGGGCGCTCGGCGCGGCTGTCGACCACCAGCACTTCGCCGGGGTCGGCACCTTCGGCGTGCTGGCGCGGCAGGTTCAACGCCTTGCGCATCAACGGGCTGGCGAAGGCGGGATCGGGGCGATCAAGGTCGCTCCACAGGGTGATCTCGGGCAGCAATTGGCTATAGAGGGCTTGCGTCATGCCAGGCAATTGGCGCACTTCTTCCAGCACCCGAAATGGCACAAGCCCCTGTTGACGGCGCACTTGGAGGGCCTTGGTCAACTGTGTAGCTTGGGCCGAGGTGGCGCCGCAGGCCAGGGCCAGACGTGTGAAATCCTGTGCCTCGGCATTGATCAGGTAGAGCTTGCCGCGCTCACTGCGCAGGCTGACGTGTAACTGGGCGTCGTCAAACACCAAGGGGATGTCACGACCATCGGCCACCCAGCGCCGGTCGGCCATGACCATGGCGATACCGGCTTCAGCGGCCAGCACGGTTTGTGTGTGCTGGCGCAACCACAGTGCCTGGCGACTTTCCAGCTGCACCCAGCCGGCCAGGCCGCCGAGCAACACGCTGAGCAAGGCCAGTACCCACAGCACCAGCAGCAGGGCCGCACCGCGCTGGCGCCTCATTCTTCCACACTCCCGCTGGACAGGTTCAAGCGCAAAGCAATCACCTGGGTGACCCAGGGCACCGGGCCGTCGACGCTGGCGGCGATGCGCACGGCGGCCGGCAAACGCCTGGGCCATGGCCATTCATTGATCCAACCGGTGGGCTGGCCCAGCGGTGACGTACCGCGATAACTGAACTGCAGACCCTCGATGCTTCTCAGCAGCACCTGGGGCTCACGTTGAGCAAACCCGACCTGCAAATCCTGTTCGACCTGTTGCAGGCTGAACCGCTGGATCCCCCCACCGAGCACACCGGGCAAGGTCGAGACGAACTCCAGACGCTGCGCCGTGCCGACGAAAAATCCACCGCCTTCGCCCACCGCCAGCGGTAACGCCTCGCTGATCGCCGTGCGCAAAAACTGCTGCGCGGCACGCACTTCATCCAGGCTCACCGTATACGCCTGGGCCTTGGACACGGCACGATTGGCGCCCAGCAATGCGCCGCCAACCAGCACCAGCAACACGCCCAGCAAGCTGAGCACCACGAGGATTTCCAGCAAGGTAAAACCCTGCTCGCGGCGTTTCACAGGCGTGCCTTCAACGTGCTGAAACGGGCCTGGTGCGGGCCCTCGTCGAGAACCAGGTCGAGACGAAAAATACGCGCTTGCTGCCGGGCGGTTGTCAGTCGCCAGTGGATGCCGTCCAGTTCGCCCTGGCTGACGCCATTGCTCAACCGTCCTGCGGCTTCCTGATCGAAAATGGTCAGCGCCGCATGGGTGAGCCGGTCACTGTGGGCCACCTGGGACAACGAGCGCGCGCTCTGGCCGAACGCAACCAGCAGGACCGTGCTGCACACCGCCATCAGCGTCAGCGCGGCGAGCATTTCCAGCAGCGTGAAGCCAGCCTGGCGGTTCATGGCAGCGCCTTGGATTGCACGCTGCCGGTGAGCCAGCCGATATCGATACGCCAACGCCGGGCGCCGTTGACCAACAGAAGATTGCCGCCGGTGGAGCTGCCGTCAGGGTAGAACTCGACGGCAGGGCCGACCTGTTCGGCAGTGTGCAGCGTGACTTGCAGCTGCGACGGCCAACGTTGCAACGCTCGTCCCGGCGCCTGGAATGTCCGATCTCGCAGGTCAAACTCAGTGCGCGCGGCTTGCCCACTGACTATCGCCCCCGCCCGTGTGGTGCGCAACGCCTCCACCATCTGCCCGACCGCGCGACGCTCTTTCGCCGTTTGCAGACCCTGGCGCACACCCACCCCCAGTAAACCGGCAGCCAGGCTGAGCAACAGGATCACCACCAGCATTTCCAGCAGGGTAAAGCCGCGCTGGAACATGGCCGCGTTACTCCCAATTGCCCAGGTCGGCGCTGTAGCCTTCGCCGCCCGGCTGGCCATCCTGGCCATAGAAGATCAGGTCGAACGCACCATGCTCACCGGGAAAGCGATAACCGAAGGCATGCCCGAACGGGTCCTTGAGGTCCGAAGGCTTGGCATAACCACCAGGCCTGTCCACCAGCTGTTGCAGGCTGGTGGGCGGCGCGCCGACGTCGAGGGCGTAGCTGTCAATCTTCATGCTCAAACTGGACAGCTGGGCCTTCCCCGCGCCGTACTTGCCCTTGTCCACATTACCGCCGACCTGGCGCACGACGATGGTGGCGACAATGCCGAGCAGTACGATCACCGCGAGCATTTCCAACAGGGTGAAACCGCTTTGGCGGCGTGGTTTTCTCATGAGTTCAGCTCCTTCATATATTGCTGGTCAGGCTCATCAGCGGCAGCATGATCGCCAACATGATCACCGCCACCAGCACTGCCATGACCACGGTCAGGGACGGCACCAGGGCAGCAAGCAGACGGTCGATGCCGCGCTTGGCTTCGACGTCGAAGATGTCAGCCACCTTGAGCAACATGCTGTCGAGTTCGCCGGCCTGTTCGCCGACTTCGATCATTTGCAGCGCCAGTTCCGGCAGCAGCGGCTGGCTGCCGAACGCACTGGCGAGGGTGCCGCCGCTTTTTACCGATTGCGCCGCATGGCCAACTTGGGCCTGCAACGCGCGGTTGGTGCAGACTTGCTGTGCGATTACCAAAGCTTGCAGCAACGCCACGCCATTGCTGAGCAGCGTGCCGAGGGTGCGCGTCAGGCGTGCCGCTTCGACCCGTTGCAGCAGCGGGCCGATCACACGAATACCGAGCAGGCGACGATCGTATTTTTCTCGAAATGCCGGATTGCGCAGACGTGCCGCCCAACACCCGCCGCTCACGATCAGCCCGGCCAACACCACCAGGCCATAGGCGCCGAGGAACTCACCCAAGGCGAGAATCACCTCGGTGATCAACGGAATCGGCACACCCAGGTCCTGGAAGATCGGTACGAATTGCGGCACCACATAGGCCAGCAACAAGGCGAGGGAACCGAGTACGCCCACCACCAGGAAGGCCGGATAGATCAGCGCATTGATCACTTCGCCACGCAGACGCTCACTGCGTTCCAGGTAGTCGCTGAGTTGGCGCAAGGTACTTTCCAGCGCGCCACCGGCCTCACCGGCACGCACCATGCTCAGGTACAACGGCGAGAACGTGTCACCCTCTTCTTCCAATGCGGTAGACAGCGGTTTACCCGCTTTGACGTGATCGCGGATGCGTTCAATCAGTGCGCGAACCTGGGGTTGGCCGGGTTGTTTGAGCAACAGGCCAAGGGCGCGCTCCAGGGGCTGGCCAGCACCGAGCAACGTGGCCAGTTGCTGAGTAAAACTCACCAGCGCTGCGCCTTTCAATCGCCCGCGCGCGCTGCGCAATAGAGGGCTGCCCGCCGTTTCGATCTGCAACAGCAACAGACCGCGCTTGTGCAAGGCAGCCACGGCAGCGGCCTGATCCCGGGCTTCCAGCGTGCCGTTCTGCGCCACGCCCTGGCTGTCCAGGGCGCGGAATTTGAACAGACTCACGCGCCCTCTCCACGGGTGACGCGCAGCACTTCTTCCAGTGACGTAATACCCGCCAGCGCCTGACGCAGCCCCTCCTCATACAAAGTGCGCAAACCGGCCCGGCGAGCGGCCTGCTCCAAGGTGGAGGCATCGGCATGACGCATCAGCAGGCTGCGCAGTTCATCGTTCATCACCAGCAGTTCAGTGAGGGCACTGCGGCCGTGATAGTCACCGCGAAAGAGCAGGATCGGGCGTTGTTCGGTCAAGCGATCCAGGCCGTGTTCCGCGATCAGTTCCGGCGGCGCTTCAAAGGCCACGCGGCTGGCCGGATCCAGGCGCCGCACCAGACGCTGGGCAAGAATACCGCTGACGGTCGAGGCGATCAGGTAGCTTTCCACGCCCATGTCCAGCAGCCGCGTGATACTCGCCGCGGCGCTGTTGGTGTGCAGGGTGGAAAGCACGAGGTGCCCGGTCAGCGACGATTGAATGGCGATGCGGCAGGTTTCCAGGTCGCGGATCTCGCCGATCATGATCACATCCGGGTCCTGGCGCACGATAGAGCGCAGCGCCCCGGCGAAGTCCAGGCCGATGGCGGGCTTGACCTGGATCTGGTTGATACCTTCAAGCTGGTACTCCACCGGGTCTTCCACGGTGACGATCTTGCGCTCGGCCGTGTTGAGCCGCGACAGCGCAGTGTAGAGCGTGGTGGTCTTGCCGGAGCCGGTGGGCCCGGTGACCAACAGGATGCCGTGGGGGCGCTCCAGCAGGTCGAGGAAGGTGGCCAGGCGTTGGCCGTCAAAGCCGAGGCTGGGGAAGTCGAACCGCACGGTCTGCCGGTCCAGCAGGCGCAGCACCACCGACTCGCCGAAACTGGTGGGCACCGTGGACACCCGCAGGTCCAGTTCCTTGCCCTGGATGCGCAGCATGATGCGCCCGTCCTGAGGCAGCCGGCGCTCGGCGATGTCCAGCCGCGCCATGATCTTCACCCGCGAAATCACCGCCGCCGACGAGCTGGCGGGCGGCGCTTCGGCGTCGTGCAGCACGCCGTCAATGCGGTAGCGCACCTTGAGCTGGCTTTCGAAGGGCTCGATATGGATGTCCGAGGCGCGCTGTTCCACGGCGCGTTGCAGGATCAGGTTGACCAGGCGGATCACTGGCGCTTCGGAGGCCATGTCCTTGAGGTGTTCGATATCTTCCTGGGCGCCGCCCTGCTCATCGAGGTTCTCGATCAGTGTGCCCATGGCCGAGCGGCCCTGGCCGTAGTAGCGCTCGATCAGGGTGTCGACTTCGTTGCGCGGGCCGATGGTCAGCCACACCGGCACCTGGCACGCGTAGGCCAGGGCCTGGAACGGATAAAGTTGCGTCGGGTTGGCCGCCAGCACCCGCAGGCCGCCCTGGCTCCAGCCCATGGGCACCACTTGATAGTGACGCATGAAGCGTTCGGTCAAGGCCGGCAAGGGGTCAAGCAGCGGCGGCGCGGCGTCGGCCAGCAACAGCGGGGCGTCGAGCAATGCCGCCCAGGCACGGGCCAGTTCCACTTCGGAGACCAGGCCCAGGCGTGTCAGCAGGCTCAGCAAGTCATCCGTGGACAGGCGGCGGGCGCGCTCCAGGTCCACCGTTTTAAGCCCGGCATGCTGCATCAGCCACGCGCACACCTGTTCGGTGTGCGGAGTCTGCATCTGGCAGGCATCGATAGGCGCTGACGACATAATATTCAGGGATCTTGTATTGCGAGAAAGTATGGCTATTTGAAACTACGGAAACATGCCATTAGTTAGCCACAACCCAGGCGACAGTAAGCCGGGGTTATCGACTGGAAGTTATAGCTCTAGTTCCGGAGGGTGGGGAATAAAATAAACATAACGGCCAAGACCCCTGCACCAGAGCCTTAGCAGCTAATAGCCATCACTCCAGGAGTTGCAATTAGCCACTTCATTGCACTTACACCCCTCAAATAACTCAAGCGCCTTACTTTGTTGGTTCTTACACTTTTCAACCGCATCAATCGTGAGTGCGCGTGCTCTTTTCCACCAGGCACATCGGTGTACCGGCGACCGGCTCTTGCATCACCTGCACCTGCACATCGAACACCTGCCGCATCAACCCGGCACTGATCACCTCCCCCGGCGCACCATCAGCCACCAACTTGCCGCCGTGCATCACGGCCAGGTGGTCGGCGTAGCGGCAGGCCTGATTGATGTCGTGCAACACCGTGATCACAGTCTTGCCTTCAGCGGCCAGTTCGCCCATCAAGTCCATGAGTTCGACCTGATGGCTGATGTCGAGGTAGGTGGTGGGTTCATCCAGCAACACTACCGGCGCATTCTGCGCCAACACCATCGCCAGCCAGGCACGTTGGCGCTGGCCGCCGGAGAGGTCTGCCAATGCGCGATCAGCCAACACGTCCAGCTCCAGGCGCTGCATGGCTTGGGTCACGTGAGACCGATCACTGCCGCTCAAGCGCCCCCATAACGAGTTATGCGGGCTGCGGCCGTAGGCGACCAACTGGCGCACGCTGACGCCTTCGGGCACCGGCAGCACCTGCGGCAAAAACGCGATCTGCCTTGCCAATTGGCGAGCGGACAGGCTGGCGTAGGCCTGCCCATCCAAGCTCAGTTCGCCTTCGGTCGGCTTGAGGATGCGCGCAAAGGCCTTGAGCAGGGTCGACTTGCCGCAGCCATTCGGGCCGATCAGGGCGGTGACCTTTCCGGTTGGCGGCGCAAAGGACAAGCCCTGCACAATGCGCGTGGTGCCGTAACCGATATCCAGCTCGCGTGCGTGAAGAATACTCATGTGATCAGCCCTTGAACCGTGCCAGCAACCAAAGAAAATACGGCGCGCCAATCACCGCAGTGAGCACCCCGGCGGGGATTTCACTGGGCGCGATCAGCGTGCGCCCGAGGGTGTCGGCCAGCACCAGCAACAGCGCGCCGATCAGCATCGCAGCAGGCAGCAGGCACTGGTGTTGCCCGCCCACCAACCGACGCGCCATGTGCGGCGCGACCAGACCGATAAAACCAATCGGCCCGATAACACCGACGCCCAGGCTGGTCAGCAGCACCGCGCAAACCATCGCCAACCAGCGCGTGCGACTGAGTGCCGTGCCGAGGCTGTGGGCGGCTTCATCGCCCAGGGCGATCAGGTTCAGCGGCTTGGCCAGGCACAGGCCCAAGGGGATCAGCATCAGGAACGGCAGCACCAGCGCCACATGGTGCCAATTGCGGCTCCACAGGCTGCCTGTCAGCGCGAGCAAAGCGGTGTTGATGTCCAACGGATGGGACAGGATCAGAAACTCGGTAACGCTGGACAAGGTCACCGCAATCGCCACACCGGACAGCGCAAAGCGCACCCCGGAAAAACTCACCCCGGTGTTGTACAGCGCCAGCAACAGCGCGCCGCCGGCGCCACCCAGGCAAGCCACCAGCGGCAGCCATGCAATCGGCATGTGCGGCCAACTGATGATCGCCACGGTCAGCGCCAAACCAGCGCCTTGGGTCACGCCGAGGATTTCCGGCGAGGCCAACGGGTTGCGGATCACACCCTGCACAATCGCCCCGGCCAGGCCGAAGGCGCAACCGGCCAGAATCGCGATCAGGCTGCGTGGCAGGCGGTGGTTCCACACTTCGAAGTCGAGGGCGTCGTGCGCCAGCAGGCGCTCCAGCACGGTGTCAGGCAGGAGCCACACAGTGCCGGCGCTGAGGCTGATCAACGTCGCCAGCAGCAACAGGCCGAGCAGCAGCCATAAGCGCGATCGTGGCCGGGTCATAGGGCGCGCCTGGCAAGAAAGAGGAAGAACGGTGCGCCGATCAGCGCGGTGACCACACCGGCCGGGGTCTCCACTGGAAATGCCACAGCGCGGCTGAGGAGGTCGGCGCCCAGCACGATCACCGCGCCCAACGCGGCACTCAGCGGGATCAGCCAGCGATAGTCATTACCGAGGAACTGGCGAAGGATATTCGGTGCAATCAACCCGACAAACCCGATGGGGCCGACTGCGCAGACACTCGCCCCCACCAACAACAGGCTGGCGATAAACACCTGCAAACGCAGGCTGGCAATGCCCACACCCAGGGAGCGCGCCGCGTCTTCGCCGAGGTTGATCAGGTTCAGGCGCGGCGCGCACCACAGCGCCCACAGGCCGCCGATCAAGGTGCACGGCCAGAGCAGTTGCACTTGCGCGGCGCCGACATTGGCCAGGGAACCGGCCAGCCAGTTGAGCACGCTTTGTGCCTGGACCTCGACCAGGATTACCGTGAGCCGGGTCAAGGCGGCGCACAACGCCGCCACGGCCACGCCGGCCAATACCAGGCGACCTTGGGTGGTGGTCGGCGACCAGGCGCCGCCGAGGCTGAACACCGTGACCCAGGCCAGGGCGCCACCCAGGCAGGTCATCAACAAGGCACCGCCGGCAAACGGTGGCGCGACCAATCCAGTGGAAAACAACGCCAGCCCCAACGCCGCCCCCGCTGTCACGCCAAACAAGGACGGCGATGCTAGGCGGTTGCGCGTGATGCCTTGCATCAACGCACCGGCCAGGCCCAGGCAGGCACCGACCAACGCGGCGCACACGGCCCGTGGCACGCGCAACTGCGCAACGATATACGCCATATTGCCGCCCACGCCGCCTTGATGGATAAGGCCATTCCACGCATCCGTCGCTGTAATGGTGAACGGTGACCAGCTATACAGCGACAGCCAGAACAACCCGGCGCCCAGCAGCACGATGCCTGCCGTCGCAAAACTTCGCCCCATGCTTATGGGCTCAGTACGGCTTTACCGCCCTTTAGAATCGCCAGCGCGTCTTCAGCGATTTGCTCCGAAGCCAGCACACCGCGGTTGCGCGCCCAGCTGTCGCCGTCGACTTCGGCGACCTGTTTGTTACGCACCGCACCAAGCACTTGCCACAGCGGCTGCTTGCTCCAGCTGTCGACGATGCTGGGGCGACGGTAATGCCCGACCAGCAACCAGCCTGGGTCGAGGGCGAGCAGTTGTTCCAGGCTGATGAACTCGGTGGGCGCGGCATTGGCGCGTACCGAAGGGACTTTCAAACCGATGGCTTCGAGCACACTGCCGGCATAGGAGTCCGGGCCGTGCACGGAGAAACTGTCTTCACGCGCCACGCCGAACACCACGCTGGCGCCGGCTGGGATCTGCTGAGCAATGGCTTTGAGGTTCTCGCGGTTCTTCTGGATCCGCGCTTCCATCTGCGCGCTCTTGCCCAGCGCCTTGCCGATCAGCTCGGCGGATTTCAGGCTGCCCTGGTAATCCTCACCGCGCGACGGCAGCAACAGGGTCGGCGCGATGCTCGCCAGGTCGCTGTACAACGCCTGGTGGCGGTTGAGGTCGGCAACGATCAAGTCCGGCTTGAGCCGGGCGATTTCCTCGATGCTCGGTTGCGAGCGCAGGCCCACGGACTTCCATTGGCCGATGGCCTGGCGCACACGCGGCAACACGCGGTTGGCATCGCCATCATCGGCCGCGCCAATGGGCGTTACGTCAACCGCGGCCAGGCTGTCGAGAAAGGAAAACTCCAGCACCACCACACGCTTGGGCGCGTCCGGTAAATGCACCGCATGCTGGCCGTCGTTGAGGTCGATTGGGGCGGCGCTCAGCAGGCTTGAAGTCAACGCCAGGAGGCAGGCGGCAAGGGTGGGGATGGAGCGCGGCATTCGCATGACAAGGACCTCGGCGTTAAAACACCCCAGCTAGACAGGCCGGGGAAAACGGCGGGTACTATTCCATATCGGGGCGGCGTGATCAAAAAACATTCTCATTAAGGTGTTCAGGTACGCACTGATACCGCCGCCCCAATGTGGGAGTAAGCCCGCTCCCACAGTTGATCGGTGTACAGCCGTTAGAAGTCGACGGTGGCAGAAAGCAGATAAGTTCGCGGCGTCGACAAGGTCAGTCCCGGCTCGCTGTCATCCGAAGCACCGGCCGAACTCCAGTAGCGTTTATCGGCGACGTTCTCCACATTCGCCCGCAAGGTGATGTGTTTGTCATCCACCTTGAACCCATACCGTGCGCCGACGTCGATGCGGTTCCAGGCGTCGATTTCCTTGACGTTGGAGGGGTTCAGGTACTGCGAGCTGGAATAGATGCCACGGCTGGTCAAGGTCAAGCCTTCCAGCCCTGGCACATCCCATTCAGCCCCCAGGTTGACGTTGTACTTGGGCGTGGCGGGGGCGCGATTGCCGTCCCAGGCGCCGTTGGTGGTGTCTTTCAGTTCACTGTCGATGTACATCACACCGCCGAGCAGGCGGAAGCCCTTGAGCGGCTCGCCGAACACACTCAGTTCTACACCAGAGTTTTCGCGCTTACCGTTGGGACCAAAGAGCCGCGTGGTCGCATTGGTTTCATAGGCCGGCTGCTTGATGCGGAACACAGCGGCGGTCACGGCGAACACACCCGCATCGTACTTGGCACCGACTTCCACCTGGCGGCTGATAAACGGCGGGAAGATCTCGTCTTCGTTTCGCGCGGTGGACGGCGCGATCTTGCCCTGGCTCAGGCCTTCCATGTAGTTGGCGTACAGCGACAGCTTGTCGGTGGCCTTGAACAACAGCCCGCCGGATGGCGAGACCTTCTCTTCATCGTAGGCCGTATCGCCTTTGATGCCGTCGCTCCAGTCATCGACCTTCACGCGCTGCCAGCGGGCGCCGAGGGTCAGCAACAGGCGATCATCGAAGAAGCCCAGGGTGTCGGACAGGGCCACGCCGCTGAATTTGTTTTCGGTATAGACCTTCGGATCAAACCGTGTCGGCCGTGAAGGCGTCGGGGTTTGCACTGGGTTGTAGAGGTTGCTCGACGGCGACGTATAACGCGCGCCGCCGTTGGTGAAGTCCATGTCGAAGTAGCTGGCGGCCAGATTGACCTCATGGCTGACCGGCCCGGTATGAAACCAGTTGCGCACGCCGGCGGTGTAGGTGCGCACGTTTTCATCGCGGGTGAAATCCCGTGGCTGCACGCTGAAATCACCGGCCGCATTGGAGACGGACACCGCGTGACGCAGGAAATCGTGGTTGCTTTTGCGCGCGCCCATGCCGCCGTAGAGCATCACGTTGTCGCTGAGATCGTACTCGGCGTTGAAAGTGCCGAAGGTGTCGTTGGTGCGAGCCTTGCTCCAGGATTTCGCATAGTTGCGGCGCACGTCGCTGGCGCTGGGCACCGGCGCTGCAGCCGCCACCTGAACGCGCTCTTGCGGTGCATCGGTGTCGCGTTCGGTGTGGCCGATATCGGTGGAAAGGCGCAAGCGTTCGCCACGAAAATCCAGGCCCAGCACGGCCATTTCGCGATCGACGCTCTGGTGGTCCCACTCGGTGTCGCCGGACTGCTTCACGCCGTTGAAGCGGATGCCGAACTGATTGTCCTCGCCAAAGCGTCGACCAATGTCCACCGCGCCGCCGGCCTGGCTGTCGGAGGCCCAGTTGCCGGTAAACGAGTTGATGTCCTTGTCGGTGGCACGCTTGGGCACCACGTTGATCCCGCCGCCC
This window harbors:
- the gspF gene encoding type II secretion system inner membrane protein GspF, producing MSLFKFRALDSQGVAQNGTLEARDQAAAVAALHKRGLLLLQIETAGSPLLRSARGRLKGAALVSFTQQLATLLGAGQPLERALGLLLKQPGQPQVRALIERIRDHVKAGKPLSTALEEEGDTFSPLYLSMVRAGEAGGALESTLRQLSDYLERSERLRGEVINALIYPAFLVVGVLGSLALLLAYVVPQFVPIFQDLGVPIPLITEVILALGEFLGAYGLVVLAGLIVSGGCWAARLRNPAFREKYDRRLLGIRVIGPLLQRVEAARLTRTLGTLLSNGVALLQALVIAQQVCTNRALQAQVGHAAQSVKSGGTLASAFGSQPLLPELALQMIEVGEQAGELDSMLLKVADIFDVEAKRGIDRLLAALVPSLTVVMAVLVAVIMLAIMLPLMSLTSNI
- the gspE gene encoding type II secretion system ATPase GspE: MQTPHTEQVCAWLMQHAGLKTVDLERARRLSTDDLLSLLTRLGLVSEVELARAWAALLDAPLLLADAAPPLLDPLPALTERFMRHYQVVPMGWSQGGLRVLAANPTQLYPFQALAYACQVPVWLTIGPRNEVDTLIERYYGQGRSAMGTLIENLDEQGGAQEDIEHLKDMASEAPVIRLVNLILQRAVEQRASDIHIEPFESQLKVRYRIDGVLHDAEAPPASSSAAVISRVKIMARLDIAERRLPQDGRIMLRIQGKELDLRVSTVPTSFGESVVLRLLDRQTVRFDFPSLGFDGQRLATFLDLLERPHGILLVTGPTGSGKTTTLYTALSRLNTAERKIVTVEDPVEYQLEGINQIQVKPAIGLDFAGALRSIVRQDPDVIMIGEIRDLETCRIAIQSSLTGHLVLSTLHTNSAAASITRLLDMGVESYLIASTVSGILAQRLVRRLDPASRVAFEAPPELIAEHGLDRLTEQRPILLFRGDYHGRSALTELLVMNDELRSLLMRHADASTLEQAARRAGLRTLYEEGLRQALAGITSLEEVLRVTRGEGA
- the fecE gene encoding Fe(3+) dicitrate ABC transporter ATP-binding protein FecE, translated to MSILHARELDIGYGTTRIVQGLSFAPPTGKVTALIGPNGCGKSTLLKAFARILKPTEGELSLDGQAYASLSARQLARQIAFLPQVLPVPEGVSVRQLVAYGRSPHNSLWGRLSGSDRSHVTQAMQRLELDVLADRALADLSGGQRQRAWLAMVLAQNAPVVLLDEPTTYLDISHQVELMDLMGELAAEGKTVITVLHDINQACRYADHLAVMHGGKLVADGAPGEVISAGLMRQVFDVQVQVMQEPVAGTPMCLVEKSTRTHD
- a CDS encoding iron chelate uptake ABC transporter family permease subunit produces the protein MTRPRSRLWLLLGLLLLATLISLSAGTVWLLPDTVLERLLAHDALDFEVWNHRLPRSLIAILAGCAFGLAGAIVQGVIRNPLASPEILGVTQGAGLALTVAIISWPHMPIAWLPLVACLGGAGGALLLALYNTGVSFSGVRFALSGVAIAVTLSSVTEFLILSHPLDINTALLALTGSLWSRNWHHVALVLPFLMLIPLGLCLAKPLNLIALGDEAAHSLGTALSRTRWLAMVCAVLLTSLGVGVIGPIGFIGLVAPHMARRLVGGQHQCLLPAAMLIGALLLVLADTLGRTLIAPSEIPAGVLTAVIGAPYFLWLLARFKG
- the fecC gene encoding iron-dicitrate ABC transporter permease FecC, translating into MGRSFATAGIVLLGAGLFWLSLYSWSPFTITATDAWNGLIHQGGVGGNMAYIVAQLRVPRAVCAALVGACLGLAGALMQGITRNRLASPSLFGVTAGAALGLALFSTGLVAPPFAGGALLMTCLGGALAWVTVFSLGGAWSPTTTQGRLVLAGVAVAALCAALTRLTVILVEVQAQSVLNWLAGSLANVGAAQVQLLWPCTLIGGLWALWCAPRLNLINLGEDAARSLGVGIASLRLQVFIASLLLVGASVCAVGPIGFVGLIAPNILRQFLGNDYRWLIPLSAALGAVIVLGADLLSRAVAFPVETPAGVVTALIGAPFFLFLARRAL